One genomic window of Thalassolituus hydrocarboniclasticus includes the following:
- a CDS encoding PhoX family protein, whose product MNRPTMAKSLAELIEHRFSRRRFLRNTLLTGAAASATVACSPLAGKSTQEFSQASFKFDEIEHGFGAEMHVANGHKADVLIRWGDPLRPGLPVFNPENMDADEQEVRFGYNNDYVGYLPLSADEGQQRGLLCVNHEYALPELMFADGVADRGERLQQQVAIEQAAVGNSIVEVRLNNGRWHYVHDSPYNRRINARSTSITFSGPAAGHDRLKTRYDNTGRQVIGTLMNCAGGMTPWGTYLTCEENFDSVFGGELAPDHPEQQNYQRLGIGGKASRWSQADSRFDLAHNPNEANRFGWVVEIDPQDPHSTPVKRTALGRFQHEGAETMVRADGRLVVYMGDDNGFEYIYKFVSRDVVDRNNASANKNLLDYGTLYVARLEASGALHWATLQYGTGPLTPENGFYSQADVVLEARRAADLLQATPMDRPEDIVPDERSGKVYVMLSNNIRREETDAANPRANNRFGHIVELIEDDQGGAARWEMLIRGGNPDIAAHQADFNRHTTSNGWFTCPDNGVVDPLGRLWVSTDQGLSVSRETGTNDGLWAMYTTGEKRGLSRMFFRCPDGAEVTGPMFTPDAASLFIAIQHPGEPGKEQLDPYHNPLNRWPDFNAAMPPRPAIVVVRRINGDVIA is encoded by the coding sequence ATGAACAGACCAACTATGGCTAAGAGTTTGGCAGAACTGATTGAACATCGTTTCAGTCGTCGGCGTTTTTTGCGTAATACACTACTGACTGGTGCTGCAGCATCGGCCACTGTCGCCTGTTCGCCGCTGGCTGGAAAATCCACGCAGGAATTCAGTCAGGCCAGTTTTAAATTTGATGAGATTGAACACGGATTTGGTGCTGAAATGCATGTGGCAAATGGGCATAAGGCGGATGTGCTTATTCGTTGGGGAGATCCGCTGCGGCCGGGGCTTCCCGTTTTTAATCCGGAAAATATGGATGCCGATGAACAGGAAGTACGATTCGGATATAACAATGATTATGTTGGCTATTTACCGCTGTCTGCTGATGAAGGGCAGCAGCGGGGTTTATTGTGCGTCAACCACGAATACGCACTGCCTGAGTTGATGTTTGCCGATGGCGTGGCTGACCGTGGTGAGCGCCTGCAACAGCAGGTTGCAATAGAGCAGGCCGCGGTTGGTAATTCGATAGTAGAAGTGCGCCTGAATAATGGCCGCTGGCACTATGTACACGACTCACCTTATAACCGCCGTATTAATGCGCGCAGTACCAGCATCACCTTTTCCGGACCCGCAGCGGGACATGACCGGTTAAAAACGCGATACGATAATACCGGGCGTCAGGTTATCGGTACTTTGATGAATTGTGCCGGTGGCATGACGCCGTGGGGAACTTATCTGACTTGCGAAGAAAATTTTGACAGTGTTTTCGGTGGCGAGTTAGCGCCGGATCATCCGGAACAGCAGAATTATCAGCGTCTGGGTATTGGTGGTAAAGCCAGCCGCTGGAGTCAGGCAGATAGCCGCTTTGATCTTGCCCATAATCCTAACGAAGCAAACCGGTTTGGCTGGGTGGTCGAGATTGATCCGCAAGACCCGCACAGTACTCCGGTAAAACGTACAGCATTAGGGCGCTTCCAGCACGAAGGGGCTGAAACCATGGTTCGTGCTGATGGGCGTTTGGTGGTGTATATGGGAGACGACAACGGCTTCGAATATATTTATAAGTTCGTCAGTCGCGATGTTGTTGATCGTAACAATGCCAGTGCCAATAAAAATCTGCTGGATTATGGCACTCTGTATGTCGCACGGCTGGAAGCCAGCGGTGCCCTGCATTGGGCGACCCTGCAATATGGCACTGGCCCCCTGACTCCTGAAAATGGCTTTTATTCTCAGGCTGATGTCGTGCTGGAAGCACGGCGGGCCGCTGATTTATTACAGGCGACTCCGATGGACAGGCCTGAAGATATCGTACCGGACGAACGCAGCGGTAAAGTGTATGTGATGTTATCGAACAATATCAGACGTGAAGAAACAGACGCAGCGAACCCGCGAGCAAACAATCGTTTCGGTCATATTGTTGAATTAATTGAAGATGATCAGGGCGGAGCGGCGCGCTGGGAAATGCTTATCCGTGGTGGCAATCCGGATATTGCTGCGCATCAGGCGGACTTTAATCGTCACACGACCAGCAATGGCTGGTTTACCTGCCCTGATAATGGTGTGGTTGATCCGCTGGGACGTCTGTGGGTAAGTACCGATCAGGGTTTGTCGGTTTCCCGGGAGACCGGTACTAATGATGGCTTGTGGGCCATGTATACAACCGGTGAAAAGCGTGGTTTAAGCAGGATGTTTTTCCGTTGTCCGGATGGTGCAGAGGTCACCGGGCCAATGTTTACTCCTGATGCCGCTTCACTGTTTATTGCTATTCAGCACCCGGGGGAACCGGGCAAAGAACAGCTGGATCCGTATCATAATCCACTGAACCGTTGGCCGGATTTTAATGCGGCCATGCCGCCACGGCCTGCCATCGTGGTGGTGCGCCGCATAAATGGTGATGTTATTGCGTAA
- a CDS encoding TonB-dependent receptor gives MSSVTHADEKNPAVDENITEEVVAYGSYADSLDRAMDIKRQSATVMDAINAEDIGKFPAENVAEAMQMLPGIQVARSRGEGLSVSVRGLGPQFQVTQLNGRNLAVNENVENSGQDGRQFRYDTLPSELISGLEVIKSPEARLDEGAIGGIVNIKTFRPLALENSGAVSAKLTQSDLADSTDPKLSGLYRWTNTDNTLGILFSGAYSEREIRQDRSMNWNWIRGQLDSADAAQDFSEVFGNGRHRPTLERQNKERMSLASALQWKSSEQHEMNVDLLWSDLDVEFDEIGMDIELGGPVSNATLIGDSLVAGTAENTNLQLSRESSTSNHQSLSFAMNNSWTLDNWIISADISRSDAHSETDDPIRRTRLRLDDVAVDFDFSAGHKKPPKFSFPVDISDAQQFPGRRIEYRTIEVDDSDNSLKLDFEYLTSGVLSSVQFGVAKRDRERDYKRRDIRVTDGLNGVVFDDSYFESFPVSDFGKGISSNYLDNWAVPDGDKFHNEFFGSDLLSQPLTNDDKRNSYKVVENITSAYVQGNFEYDLGVPVFGNLGFRHVRTEQNPSGTSIVNDQPVSVDVTQKYNKTLPSLNLNFDLSDEWLMRFSAAKVMSRPSLPDLRPGISFSTDAPTASGGNPRLKPYEAMQYDISAEYYFSDSGYASVTGFYKDISTFITGQSQIVNVNGTDVTVSAPANTGEGEIKGLELAYQQVMDFLPAPFDGLGVQANYTYVKSEVEVAEDGDLVSQPVTGLSENSYNLVAFYEKNGFSARIGYNWRDDYLANNGVGDVADDYIDEFGTLDMNVSYEIVADTRISFEAVNITDESIYGYHESKSRPGSIDHYGSRYSLGVSTKF, from the coding sequence GTGAGTTCTGTAACCCATGCGGACGAAAAAAATCCGGCAGTGGATGAGAACATCACGGAAGAAGTAGTCGCTTATGGCAGTTACGCCGACAGCCTTGACCGGGCAATGGATATTAAACGCCAGTCAGCGACGGTGATGGATGCCATTAATGCTGAAGATATTGGCAAGTTTCCGGCTGAAAACGTTGCGGAAGCAATGCAGATGCTGCCGGGTATTCAGGTGGCAAGAAGCCGTGGTGAAGGGTTGTCGGTCAGTGTGCGTGGTCTGGGTCCACAGTTTCAGGTAACACAGCTGAACGGACGTAATCTGGCTGTAAACGAAAACGTTGAAAACAGTGGTCAGGATGGTCGTCAATTCCGCTATGACACGCTGCCATCTGAGTTGATTTCCGGGCTTGAGGTTATTAAATCTCCGGAAGCACGTCTGGATGAAGGAGCGATTGGCGGTATTGTAAATATTAAAACATTTCGCCCTTTAGCACTGGAAAATTCAGGTGCGGTATCGGCTAAGTTAACTCAATCCGATCTGGCAGACAGTACAGATCCAAAGCTGTCGGGTTTATATCGCTGGACTAATACTGATAATACGTTGGGTATTCTCTTTTCCGGCGCCTATTCTGAGCGGGAAATTCGTCAGGATCGTTCGATGAACTGGAACTGGATTCGTGGTCAGCTGGATTCAGCAGACGCGGCACAGGATTTCAGTGAAGTATTTGGTAATGGTCGTCATCGTCCAACCCTGGAGCGACAAAACAAAGAGCGGATGTCGTTAGCGTCGGCATTGCAGTGGAAAAGCAGTGAACAGCATGAGATGAACGTCGATCTTCTCTGGTCGGATCTGGATGTTGAATTCGACGAAATCGGTATGGATATTGAGCTGGGTGGACCGGTAAGCAACGCTACATTAATAGGAGACAGTCTGGTTGCGGGCACGGCAGAGAATACTAACCTGCAGTTGTCCCGGGAGTCGTCAACGTCTAATCACCAGTCGCTGTCTTTTGCGATGAATAACAGCTGGACACTGGATAACTGGATTATCTCTGCCGATATCAGCCGTTCTGATGCACACAGTGAAACCGATGATCCGATTCGCCGGACTCGTCTCCGACTGGATGATGTGGCGGTAGATTTTGATTTTTCCGCTGGCCATAAAAAGCCACCAAAGTTCAGCTTTCCGGTTGATATCTCAGATGCCCAGCAATTTCCTGGCCGCAGAATTGAGTACAGAACCATCGAGGTAGACGATAGCGATAATTCACTGAAGCTGGATTTTGAATATCTGACCTCGGGAGTATTATCCAGTGTTCAGTTTGGTGTTGCGAAACGTGATCGGGAGCGTGATTACAAGCGCCGTGACATTCGTGTTACCGATGGTCTGAATGGCGTAGTGTTTGATGACAGCTACTTTGAATCATTTCCGGTTAGTGATTTTGGTAAAGGAATTTCCAGTAATTACCTTGATAACTGGGCGGTTCCTGACGGTGATAAATTCCATAATGAGTTTTTTGGCAGTGATTTGTTGAGTCAGCCGCTGACAAATGATGATAAGAGAAACTCCTATAAGGTAGTGGAAAATATAACCTCGGCCTATGTTCAGGGTAACTTTGAATATGATCTTGGTGTTCCTGTTTTTGGTAACTTAGGTTTCCGTCATGTTCGCACTGAGCAGAATCCATCAGGAACCAGCATTGTCAATGACCAGCCGGTATCTGTAGATGTTACTCAGAAATACAACAAAACCCTGCCAAGCCTTAACCTGAACTTTGATCTGAGTGATGAGTGGTTAATGCGCTTTTCGGCAGCAAAAGTTATGAGCCGGCCATCCTTGCCAGACCTGCGTCCGGGTATATCTTTCAGTACCGATGCTCCGACAGCCAGTGGTGGCAACCCGCGTCTGAAACCATATGAAGCTATGCAGTATGATATTTCTGCAGAATATTACTTCTCTGATTCAGGCTATGCCTCGGTCACTGGTTTTTATAAAGATATAAGCACCTTTATTACCGGTCAGTCTCAGATAGTTAATGTTAACGGAACTGACGTTACGGTGAGTGCTCCGGCGAATACCGGTGAAGGTGAAATCAAGGGACTTGAACTTGCCTATCAGCAGGTTATGGATTTTCTGCCAGCACCATTTGATGGTTTAGGTGTTCAGGCAAACTACACCTATGTAAAAAGTGAAGTTGAAGTGGCCGAAGACGGAGACCTGGTATCTCAGCCGGTTACCGGGTTGTCTGAAAACAGCTATAACTTAGTCGCATTTTACGAGAAGAACGGATTCAGTGCCCGCATTGGTTATAACTGGCGTGATGATTATCTCGCCAATAATGGTGTAGGTGATGTGGCAGATGATTATATTGATGAATTCGGAACACTCGATATGAATGTTTCTTACGAAATTGTTGCAGATACCCGGATTTCATTCGAAGCCGTGAATATCACGGATGAAAGTATTTACGGTTATCACGAAAGCAAGTCCCGTCCTGGCTCTATTGACCATTATGGATCACGTTATTCTCTGGGTGTAAGTACCAAGTTCTGA
- a CDS encoding TonB-dependent receptor, whose protein sequence is MKKILCSLIIFLLPVFSALCQASGDITLNVQFSAGSLQHSLPEISRRYSVSIVARSELLQTLSHGNIRGDYSLTQLLTEILQNTGLRYREVSQGYLIEAVPEEDAAPDHVEQLLVLGQRFNPASPYAQGSLYAALNYRLAEEQARPESVSVLSAAGLQALPYENLAESLQYLPGVMLNSERGEGLSLSVRGLGAQYQRILLNGHVMAINENVRNSGQGGRQFRFDVLPAENVAQVEVLKSASGPGAIGSDISITGYRPLSVSELPHYFRTEWEYQPLAERSYPTISAMTGWRNHDETLGILFGLQYRERYHYQDQYQTWNWDLNKNAWNNSQLDDDLLVPSNRFALTNEQEQRQRRSFSTSAQWRLENQNIISFDYFLSDLSIDFNEERLQARLDAEDAVFSDPGFSGNALVSGFARNVYLQSSLDTSGQLHRNQLWMTDYEWQHESWEGSVSLAVSSAHSGTDKPISRTVINSVPTDLNFSAPADKRALRFLPGFDPLQAENFVALDLLTRRDIQLQHDVQSLQLDWRKNLTVAGLSSWKSGFSLVQQQRRYRRQDVALSHTEQVHLVPSLDMSRNQAQPFLSAVSHQSVKHWLVPNSRLQQRFDSALTFPVATEADRKNSYDSGENLLQWYNQIDFDIGEHLSGNAAVRHSRLTLLSSGYEADSASAVSYQRSYHYWLPSLNILYQAGPFWQWRTHLSQSVSMPNYQDLTPGVSLNSTEGVFLASAGNPRLKPMPADQAEFSVSFRPAKGVRYQYSFFAKNLQDYIVSESQPQLINGENYRVTLPVNNGKASILGHEVSYDIGLPDWGIQTTATVVHSDVAHGDEHYPMVQVSPVSLAGQFYWQLGNTRMQWGVSYRSDYLLEKGAEGVADVYVEGDVRLQAQLSWSFSKDTTLSLTGTNLLGSEDISYIRSSGKKIYHSLEYSAPRFLLVLNVNL, encoded by the coding sequence ATGAAAAAAATTCTCTGTAGCCTGATCATCTTTTTACTGCCCGTTTTTTCTGCACTGTGTCAGGCATCCGGCGATATTACCCTCAATGTACAGTTCTCTGCCGGTTCTCTGCAGCATAGTTTGCCAGAGATATCCCGCCGTTATAGCGTCAGTATTGTTGCCCGCAGTGAATTGCTGCAAACACTGAGTCACGGAAATATCCGGGGGGATTATTCTTTAACGCAATTGCTGACTGAAATTCTGCAAAACACGGGCCTCAGATACCGGGAAGTTTCTCAGGGCTATTTAATTGAGGCCGTTCCAGAGGAGGATGCAGCTCCGGATCATGTTGAACAGCTGTTGGTGCTGGGTCAGCGCTTTAATCCGGCGAGCCCTTATGCTCAGGGTAGTTTATACGCTGCGCTCAATTATCGTTTAGCGGAAGAGCAGGCCAGACCGGAGTCTGTTTCAGTATTGTCGGCCGCTGGATTGCAGGCTCTGCCATACGAAAATCTGGCTGAATCTCTGCAGTACCTGCCGGGCGTTATGCTCAACAGCGAACGTGGGGAGGGGCTGAGTCTCAGCGTGCGCGGTCTGGGAGCGCAATATCAGCGCATATTGTTGAATGGTCATGTTATGGCTATTAACGAAAACGTGCGCAATAGCGGCCAGGGAGGGCGACAGTTCCGGTTTGACGTTCTTCCGGCAGAGAATGTTGCTCAGGTCGAGGTTCTTAAGTCGGCCTCCGGGCCAGGAGCCATTGGCAGCGATATAAGTATTACCGGCTATCGTCCGCTGTCTGTTTCAGAATTACCGCATTATTTCCGTACCGAGTGGGAGTATCAGCCGCTGGCAGAAAGAAGTTATCCGACTATTTCGGCAATGACTGGCTGGCGTAATCATGACGAGACTCTCGGAATTTTATTCGGACTGCAGTATCGCGAGCGCTATCATTATCAGGATCAGTACCAGACCTGGAACTGGGACCTGAATAAAAACGCCTGGAATAACTCACAGCTGGATGATGACTTGCTGGTTCCCAGTAACCGGTTCGCCTTAACCAATGAGCAGGAGCAAAGACAGCGCCGCAGTTTCAGTACATCCGCACAATGGCGTCTGGAAAACCAGAACATTATTTCTTTCGACTATTTTTTATCCGATTTATCGATAGATTTTAATGAGGAGCGTTTGCAGGCAAGACTGGATGCAGAGGATGCTGTGTTTTCGGATCCCGGGTTTTCCGGAAATGCACTGGTTAGCGGATTCGCCCGGAATGTGTATCTGCAAAGCAGTCTGGATACATCAGGACAATTACACCGTAACCAGCTATGGATGACAGATTACGAGTGGCAGCATGAATCCTGGGAAGGCAGTGTCAGCCTGGCGGTTTCCTCTGCCCATAGTGGAACGGATAAACCGATCAGCCGAACGGTAATCAACTCGGTGCCGACCGATCTGAATTTTTCAGCACCGGCTGATAAGCGAGCGTTGCGATTTCTGCCTGGCTTTGATCCTCTTCAGGCAGAAAATTTTGTGGCGCTGGATCTTCTGACCCGGCGTGATATTCAGTTACAGCACGATGTACAGTCGTTACAGCTGGACTGGCGAAAAAATCTGACTGTCGCCGGGCTGAGCAGCTGGAAGTCTGGCTTTTCTCTGGTACAACAACAGCGCCGCTACCGCCGGCAGGATGTTGCATTAAGTCATACCGAACAGGTACATCTTGTGCCCTCATTGGATATGAGTCGTAACCAGGCGCAGCCTTTTCTTTCTGCGGTAAGTCATCAGAGTGTAAAACACTGGCTGGTTCCGAATTCTCGCTTACAGCAGCGTTTTGATTCTGCTTTGACATTTCCTGTCGCCACAGAAGCTGACCGGAAAAACAGCTATGACAGCGGAGAAAATCTGCTGCAGTGGTATAACCAGATTGATTTTGACATCGGCGAACACCTGAGTGGTAATGCTGCTGTTCGCCACAGCCGGCTGACGCTATTGTCTTCAGGTTATGAGGCAGACAGTGCATCCGCCGTCAGTTATCAGCGGAGCTACCATTATTGGCTGCCATCTCTGAACATCCTTTATCAGGCCGGGCCATTTTGGCAGTGGCGTACCCATCTTAGTCAGTCAGTCAGCATGCCTAACTATCAGGACCTGACACCAGGAGTCAGCTTAAATTCTACCGAAGGTGTCTTTCTGGCCAGCGCCGGAAACCCCCGGTTAAAACCCATGCCGGCAGATCAGGCAGAATTTTCAGTAAGTTTCCGGCCGGCGAAGGGCGTGCGCTATCAATACAGCTTTTTCGCAAAAAACTTACAGGACTATATTGTCAGTGAATCACAGCCTCAGCTGATTAACGGTGAAAACTACCGGGTTACACTCCCTGTGAATAATGGCAAAGCGAGTATTCTCGGGCATGAGGTCAGTTACGATATCGGTCTGCCAGACTGGGGGATTCAGACTACGGCCACTGTTGTACACAGTGATGTCGCTCACGGCGATGAACATTACCCTATGGTTCAGGTCTCGCCTGTGTCATTAGCCGGCCAGTTTTATTGGCAGCTCGGCAATACACGCATGCAATGGGGTGTGAGCTATCGATCCGATTATCTTCTGGAAAAGGGGGCAGAAGGCGTTGCCGATGTTTATGTTGAAGGCGATGTGCGTTTACAGGCTCAGTTGAGCTGGAGTTTCAGTAAGGACACAACCCTGTCCCTTACTGGTACCAATTTACTTGGTTCGGAAGATATTTCATATATTCGTTCTTCGGGCAAAAAAATCTACCACTCACTGGAATACAGTGCTCCGCGATTTCTTCTTGTTCTGAATGTCAATTTATAA
- a CDS encoding FecR family protein, with protein sequence MSRSETRHIAANDARHNPADLPDDIALDELEQAIWQDPALTDALKNVAEPSTRVRPGLWQPAMAACFVLLVSGGLFFLQPSGTTPVISQLLSYQSKVAERQMVNLQDGSEILLNADTQLSVSFSAKQRSISLKKGEAYFDVQKDPQRPFIIGTQWGDIQVVGTEFNVDQTAQGVEVSVYEGQVQVTSLHGNTTMLQVGEMARLTADKIEVSVFQPESQGADWMSGQLIVQGHSIQYVVDQLNRYSEQPIYLAPDVRDVRISGAFEVEKIEQSLNLLTEISGLQLSQIQGVYYLSPIQ encoded by the coding sequence ATGAGCAGATCTGAGACACGACACATTGCTGCCAACGACGCCCGGCATAACCCGGCGGATCTGCCTGATGATATTGCTCTGGATGAGCTGGAGCAGGCTATCTGGCAGGACCCTGCGCTGACCGACGCATTAAAAAACGTAGCCGAACCGTCGACAAGAGTGCGCCCGGGTCTCTGGCAACCCGCTATGGCGGCCTGCTTTGTGCTGCTGGTCAGTGGCGGATTGTTTTTTCTGCAACCTTCCGGGACCACTCCGGTAATCAGCCAGCTGTTGTCTTATCAAAGCAAAGTTGCTGAGCGGCAGATGGTCAATCTGCAGGATGGCAGTGAAATATTACTCAATGCCGATACCCAGTTGTCAGTATCCTTCAGCGCTAAGCAACGCAGCATTTCGCTGAAAAAGGGTGAAGCGTATTTTGATGTACAGAAAGACCCTCAGCGTCCCTTTATTATTGGTACCCAGTGGGGGGATATTCAGGTTGTCGGGACAGAATTTAATGTCGACCAGACGGCCCAGGGAGTAGAGGTCAGTGTTTATGAAGGCCAGGTTCAGGTTACCTCGCTGCATGGTAATACCACCATGCTGCAGGTCGGGGAAATGGCACGCCTAACGGCTGACAAAATCGAAGTGTCGGTATTTCAGCCGGAAAGCCAGGGGGCCGACTGGATGTCGGGGCAGCTGATTGTTCAGGGGCATTCCATTCAATATGTCGTAGATCAGCTGAACCGTTACAGCGAACAGCCTATTTATCTGGCACCGGATGTTCGGGATGTGCGGATCAGTGGAGCCTTTGAGGTAGAAAAAATAGAGCAGTCATTGAATTTACTCACTGAAATATCAGGTCTGCAGTTAAGTCAGATTCAGGGTGTTTATTATTTATCGCCAATCCAATGA
- a CDS encoding RNA polymerase sigma factor: MANRSDLRAFIRKSVDQEADVDDIFQMTLVRVIERSRLSEIEQPLRYAYRVARNLLIDMARGRRTEIVPLDEDLVCERTDLELQLDRQRRMELYQKTLQSMPALRRDVFVRYRLKGESKASIGNALGLSSASVDKHITRALSTLKQAVQGLQK; the protein is encoded by the coding sequence ATGGCTAATCGCTCGGATTTACGGGCTTTTATCCGTAAATCCGTAGATCAGGAAGCGGATGTCGATGATATTTTTCAGATGACACTGGTGCGGGTGATTGAGCGCAGTCGCCTGTCAGAAATTGAGCAGCCGCTCAGATACGCCTACCGGGTAGCGCGTAATCTCCTGATTGATATGGCTCGTGGACGGCGAACAGAGATTGTACCGCTGGATGAAGATCTGGTGTGTGAGCGCACCGATCTGGAGCTGCAACTTGATCGCCAGCGCCGTATGGAGCTTTATCAGAAAACCCTGCAGAGTATGCCAGCCCTGCGCCGTGACGTGTTTGTACGGTATCGTTTGAAGGGTGAATCCAAGGCCAGTATTGGCAACGCTCTCGGGTTGTCTTCTGCCAGCGTTGATAAACACATTACCCGCGCGCTCAGCACCCTGAAGCAGGCAGTTCAGGGGCTGCAAAAATAA